One genomic segment of Andreesenia angusta includes these proteins:
- a CDS encoding DUF5685 family protein has protein sequence MKYRKYRLKREECENLFGYITPYKPELKMREYDVFRGYYCGLCKSMGRNYSQLSRLGLNYDLAFLGIVLSSLEEEPDRFAREGCISNPLKKKPVALENRALEYTADLSMALIHHKLRDDWRDEKSFKSLFADIPFALAFRKSAFKHPEKHRAIAESLERLSALESESCKVVDEAADTFGKLMEAIATPEYIEDEGVKRALGFMGYNLGRWIYILDAFEDMENDLKENSYNPLLLQYEYSEDETLEEFKSRIVERVEFSLTFTLDNVSKSLEVLELYRNREIVENIVYMGMRFKMERILGKKGDEKS, from the coding sequence ATGAAGTATAGGAAGTATAGACTAAAAAGAGAAGAGTGTGAAAACTTGTTTGGATATATAACACCGTATAAGCCGGAGTTGAAGATGAGAGAGTACGATGTTTTCAGGGGGTACTACTGCGGGCTGTGCAAGTCCATGGGAAGAAACTACAGCCAGCTTTCCAGGCTGGGGCTGAACTACGACTTGGCGTTTCTAGGGATAGTGCTCTCTTCGCTTGAAGAGGAGCCCGACAGGTTTGCGAGAGAGGGCTGTATCTCGAACCCGCTGAAGAAGAAACCAGTAGCTTTAGAGAACAGAGCGCTTGAGTATACGGCGGATCTATCCATGGCGCTGATACACCACAAGTTGAGAGACGACTGGAGAGACGAGAAGTCTTTTAAATCGCTTTTCGCCGATATTCCGTTTGCACTTGCATTTAGAAAGTCCGCTTTCAAGCACCCGGAAAAGCACAGAGCTATAGCGGAGAGTCTTGAGAGGCTTTCAGCGCTGGAGTCCGAAAGCTGCAAAGTGGTGGATGAAGCGGCGGATACATTTGGAAAGCTTATGGAAGCTATAGCCACTCCCGAGTATATAGAGGACGAGGGTGTAAAGAGAGCGCTTGGCTTTATGGGCTACAACTTGGGCAGATGGATCTATATCTTGGATGCATTTGAAGATATGGAGAACGATTTGAAAGAAAACAGCTACAATCCGCTGCTGCTTCAGTATGAATACAGCGAAGACGAGACGCTAGAGGAGTTCAAGTCCAGGATAGTCGAGAGGGTGGAGTTTTCCCTGACTTTTACGCTGGACAATGTCTCCAAATCACTTGAGGTCTTGGAGCTCTACAGAAACAGGGAGATAGTTGAAAACATAGTTTATATGGGTATGAGATTCAAAATGGAGAGAATTTTAGGCAAGAAGGGAGACGAGAAGAGTTGA
- a CDS encoding heme ABC transporter ATP-binding protein produces the protein MKSAIEVRNLSWSYGEEKVLRGIDFQVEVGKFYSVIGPNGSGKTTLFKLISSALELKGGSIYLNERDAKTYTKKELAKTVATVPQNTAVEFDFSVEDIVMMGRSPYLRRFQSESEVDLEIVECAMKMVDIVHLREKKINGISGGERQRAIIARAIAQSADIMLLDEPISHIDLRYQIELLDTVRKLNREKGVTVVAILHDLNLAAEYSDKLFLISKGEIVAKGSPEEVLTASNIEEVYGLKVNLVENPETGKPHIIPLYSQF, from the coding sequence ATGAAGAGCGCCATAGAGGTGAGAAATTTAAGCTGGAGCTATGGAGAGGAGAAAGTGCTCCGTGGTATAGACTTTCAGGTGGAAGTGGGGAAATTCTACAGCGTAATAGGGCCGAACGGCTCGGGAAAGACAACTCTCTTTAAGCTGATTTCTTCTGCGCTTGAGTTGAAGGGCGGAAGCATATATCTAAATGAGAGAGACGCAAAGACTTACACAAAAAAGGAGCTTGCAAAGACAGTGGCTACAGTTCCGCAGAACACGGCAGTGGAGTTTGACTTTTCGGTTGAGGACATTGTTATGATGGGGCGATCTCCATACCTCAGGAGGTTTCAGTCTGAGAGTGAAGTCGACCTAGAGATAGTGGAGTGCGCCATGAAGATGGTGGACATAGTCCACTTGAGAGAGAAGAAGATAAACGGCATAAGCGGAGGCGAGAGACAGAGGGCCATAATAGCGAGAGCCATAGCCCAGAGCGCAGATATAATGCTGCTGGACGAGCCCATATCCCATATAGACTTGAGGTATCAGATAGAGCTTTTAGACACAGTCAGAAAGCTGAACAGGGAAAAGGGGGTCACTGTGGTGGCCATACTTCACGACCTTAACTTGGCGGCGGAGTACAGCGACAAGCTGTTCCTTATAAGCAAAGGCGAGATAGTGGCCAAGGGAAGCCCTGAAGAAGTGCTTACAGCGTCCAATATAGAGGAGGTATACGGGCTCAAAGTCAACTTGGTGGAGAATCCAGAGACAGGAAAGCCGCATATAATACCACTATACAGTCAGTTTTAA
- a CDS encoding FecCD family ABC transporter permease, with product MAFIENRRRYRLMFSGGLLILGVLILITSMMGVADISVEEALRILTHKLPFVGSFVDVGDIDQKYINIIWKLRLPRIALAGLVGTGLSVSGAAFQGMFKNPMADPYVLGVSSGSALGATLALLFGVGGGIMGLGGTTVMAFVGAIGTIVLVYSIAKVGNRVPIVSLILAGISVSYLLSSIISLMMLFNRAQVEKIVFWLMGSVSAASWTQVRLLAPFVAAGVVAITIFSRDLNIMLMGDETAKGLGVEVEKVKKILLGVTSLLVGATVAVSGIIGFVGLIIPHTIRLMTGPDNRTLVPFSALGGAIFMIVSDTIARTAIPPVEIPVGAITSVFGAPYFIYLLIKSKKVN from the coding sequence ATGGCCTTTATAGAGAATAGAAGAAGATACAGATTGATGTTTTCAGGAGGACTCCTTATTCTAGGAGTCCTGATTTTAATTACAAGCATGATGGGAGTGGCGGACATATCGGTAGAGGAGGCCCTTAGGATATTGACTCACAAACTGCCCTTTGTGGGAAGCTTTGTAGACGTAGGAGATATAGATCAGAAGTATATAAATATAATATGGAAACTGCGTCTGCCGAGGATAGCACTGGCGGGGCTTGTGGGAACGGGTCTCTCGGTTTCGGGGGCGGCCTTCCAGGGGATGTTTAAAAACCCTATGGCCGACCCCTATGTGCTGGGAGTGTCGTCAGGCTCGGCCCTTGGGGCCACTCTGGCACTCTTGTTTGGAGTAGGTGGTGGAATCATGGGGCTTGGAGGAACTACCGTCATGGCCTTTGTAGGAGCTATAGGGACCATAGTCCTTGTCTACAGCATAGCCAAGGTGGGGAACAGAGTTCCAATAGTCTCGCTCATACTGGCGGGAATATCGGTAAGCTATCTGCTGTCTTCGATAATATCGTTGATGATGCTCTTTAACAGAGCTCAAGTGGAGAAGATAGTCTTCTGGCTTATGGGAAGCGTATCAGCGGCCAGCTGGACTCAGGTCAGGCTGCTAGCTCCTTTTGTGGCGGCAGGAGTGGTAGCCATAACGATATTCTCGAGAGATTTGAACATAATGCTTATGGGTGATGAGACGGCCAAGGGGCTTGGAGTAGAGGTCGAAAAGGTGAAGAAGATACTGCTAGGCGTAACATCTCTGTTGGTTGGAGCTACAGTTGCTGTAAGCGGAATAATAGGCTTTGTGGGGCTTATAATACCCCACACCATAAGGCTTATGACAGGGCCGGACAACAGGACGCTGGTGCCTTTCTCCGCCCTGGGAGGGGCCATATTTATGATAGTTTCAGATACTATAGCGAGGACGGCTATCCCTCCTGTAGAGATACCGGTCGGGGCCATAACCTCTGTATTTGGAGCCCCTTATTTCATATATCTACTTATAAAGAGCAAGAAGGTGAATTGA
- a CDS encoding ABC transporter substrate-binding protein, whose translation MIKRNLKSILLIMAMLFAFAGCGKNTEKSELSKSEGYPMTIVDSYEREVVIEEEPQTVVSVAPNITESIYAIGAGDKLIGRTDYCDYPVEVSDVESVGSLTDPSIEKMVELDPDIVVASTHFQKEVLEKLEEAGIKVVVLYGEESFEGVYETIDKLGKVMNREANAQEVVDGMKAKVEDVKSKVEGLEKPSVYYVVGYGESGDFTATKETFIAQMIEMAGGTNAADDAEGWKYSLEKLVEKDPDVLVCSKYFDSKAGIESANGYSDLRAVKEGKLYEIDNNKLDRQGPRLADGLEELAELLHPEAFK comes from the coding sequence TTGATTAAAAGGAATTTGAAAAGCATACTGCTGATTATGGCTATGCTCTTTGCATTTGCAGGCTGCGGAAAAAACACGGAGAAGTCTGAGCTATCCAAGTCAGAGGGCTACCCTATGACTATAGTGGATTCGTACGAAAGGGAAGTTGTAATTGAAGAGGAGCCTCAGACAGTGGTATCTGTGGCCCCGAATATAACAGAATCTATATACGCGATAGGAGCTGGAGACAAGCTTATAGGAAGGACAGACTACTGCGACTACCCAGTAGAGGTTTCGGATGTGGAGTCTGTAGGGAGCTTGACTGATCCAAGCATAGAGAAGATGGTGGAGCTAGACCCGGATATAGTGGTGGCTTCGACTCACTTTCAAAAAGAGGTGCTGGAGAAGCTGGAGGAAGCGGGAATAAAAGTAGTGGTTCTCTACGGGGAAGAGAGTTTTGAAGGAGTCTACGAGACTATAGATAAGCTTGGCAAGGTTATGAACAGAGAAGCCAACGCCCAGGAAGTTGTAGACGGTATGAAAGCCAAAGTAGAGGATGTCAAGTCCAAGGTGGAGGGGCTAGAGAAGCCTTCTGTCTACTACGTTGTAGGATACGGGGAATCTGGAGACTTTACAGCCACCAAAGAGACTTTTATAGCCCAGATGATAGAGATGGCCGGAGGAACGAATGCGGCAGACGATGCAGAGGGCTGGAAGTACAGCCTTGAAAAGCTTGTAGAGAAAGACCCGGACGTGCTGGTATGCTCCAAGTACTTTGACTCTAAAGCTGGAATAGAGTCGGCAAACGGCTACAGCGACCTTAGAGCGGTGAAAGAGGGGAAACTCTACGAGATAGACAACAACAAGCTGGACAGGCAAGGTCCTAGGCTTGCAGACGGACTGGAAGAGCTTGCAGAGCTTTTGCATCCAGAAGCTTTCAAATAG